From the Alkalibacter rhizosphaerae genome, one window contains:
- a CDS encoding ImmA/IrrE family metallo-endopeptidase: protein MSLSISLISKEVKRIQNKYRESDPFRLCRLLGISLLFSPMGSHPEDCKGFYLYQSRKQAIVLNEDLPEALQRIILAHELGHGILHRKASGLHSFHDFVLFDETSVYEYEANIFAADLLLEDSKVLSLLNDDLSFFQAAAKLKVPAELLDFKFRVLKRKGYKVVDPPFVSSSNFLKNYSEKE, encoded by the coding sequence ATGAGCCTGTCCATCTCCCTCATCTCAAAAGAAGTGAAACGGATCCAAAATAAATACAGGGAATCGGACCCCTTCCGGCTGTGTCGCCTTCTAGGCATATCTTTGCTCTTTTCCCCCATGGGTTCCCATCCGGAAGACTGCAAGGGCTTTTATCTCTACCAGTCCAGGAAGCAGGCCATCGTCTTGAACGAGGACCTGCCGGAAGCCTTGCAGCGGATCATTCTGGCCCACGAACTGGGCCATGGCATCCTCCACCGAAAAGCCTCCGGTCTTCATTCCTTTCATGATTTTGTTCTTTTTGACGAGACCTCCGTTTATGAATACGAGGCGAATATCTTTGCCGCAGATCTGTTGCTGGAAGACAGCAAGGTTCTTTCTTTGCTGAACGACGACCTGTCCTTTTTCCAGGCGGCCGCCAAGTTGAAGGTTCCGGCGGAGCTTTTGGACTTCAAGTTTCGGGTATTGAAACGAAAAGGATACAAAGTGGTGGACCCTCCCTTTGTTTCCTCCTCCAACTTTTTAAAAAATTATTCCGAGAAGGAGTGA
- a CDS encoding helix-turn-helix domain-containing protein translates to MKTFGEKVRQAREILGLSQDTLAKEAGLSQRSITSYETNQSKPRGSTARRLAKVLGVSTDYLLSETAEDPQEGLTKDIHLENVYQTYGATGEKEARELLEKNMALFAGGSLSQEAKDAFFEAVMTAYVTCKEESRKTYAPGKQKP, encoded by the coding sequence ATGAAAACCTTTGGAGAAAAAGTAAGACAGGCAAGAGAGATCCTGGGGCTGAGCCAGGATACACTGGCAAAGGAAGCCGGCTTGTCCCAGCGTTCCATCACTTCCTACGAAACCAACCAGTCCAAACCCCGGGGATCCACTGCCAGACGTTTGGCAAAAGTCCTGGGTGTATCCACGGACTACCTTCTAAGCGAAACGGCGGAAGATCCTCAAGAGGGCCTGACGAAAGACATCCATCTGGAAAATGTATACCAAACCTATGGAGCGACGGGAGAAAAGGAAGCACGGGAACTTTTGGAAAAAAACATGGCCCTGTTTGCCGGTGGAAGCCTGTCCCAGGAAGCCAAGGACGCTTTTTTTGAAGCAGTGATGACCGCTTATGTCACCTGCAAGGAAGAATCCAGAAAAACCTATGCTCCCGGAAAGCAGAAACCATGA
- a CDS encoding alpha/beta hydrolase translates to MDMLKNMDPQLKRVFENMAKGPEEMDLLASRNRMHEVFQGMGDLAPKNENVREWEEKIPGLGEAPKVRVKVYEPEEAEEDLLPALLFLHAGGFFLGMPEMSDELCRNLAEFVECKVVSVDYRLAPEHPYPAAVEDSYAALEWIFQNSSSLDVDPERIAICGVSAGGCLAAGVALMARDKGTIDPCLQMLLYPVLDHRHVTASSRAIDDSRTWTTGKSKMAWEAYLGDLNGDVPAYASPATSEDLKGLPRTYIAACELDILRDEAVEYARRLYEAEVATELHVLPGTFHAFDAIVPKADISIRFEGEIIHVLQEVFENGKA, encoded by the coding sequence ATGGACATGCTGAAAAACATGGATCCCCAATTGAAGCGGGTTTTCGAAAACATGGCGAAAGGTCCGGAAGAAATGGATCTTCTGGCGTCGAGAAATCGAATGCATGAAGTATTTCAGGGAATGGGAGACCTGGCGCCGAAAAACGAAAACGTTCGAGAGTGGGAGGAGAAGATCCCCGGTTTGGGAGAAGCGCCAAAAGTACGGGTGAAAGTGTATGAACCGGAAGAGGCGGAAGAAGACCTTCTGCCTGCACTACTTTTTTTGCATGCCGGAGGGTTCTTTTTAGGCATGCCGGAAATGAGCGACGAGCTCTGCCGAAATTTAGCAGAATTTGTGGAATGCAAAGTGGTCAGCGTGGATTATCGGTTGGCACCCGAACATCCCTATCCGGCGGCGGTGGAAGACAGCTATGCCGCCCTGGAGTGGATCTTTCAAAACAGCAGCTCCCTGGATGTGGATCCGGAGCGGATCGCCATTTGCGGCGTCAGTGCGGGAGGATGTCTGGCCGCCGGTGTTGCCTTGATGGCACGGGACAAGGGTACCATTGATCCCTGCCTCCAGATGCTTCTTTATCCGGTATTGGATCATCGTCACGTCACCGCCAGTTCCAGGGCCATCGATGACAGCCGGACTTGGACCACCGGGAAATCCAAAATGGCCTGGGAAGCTTACTTGGGTGATTTGAATGGGGATGTGCCTGCCTATGCATCGCCGGCCACATCGGAAGATCTAAAGGGATTGCCCAGGACATATATCGCCGCCTGTGAATTGGATATTCTTCGGGATGAAGCGGTGGAATACGCCCGCCGGCTCTACGAAGCGGAAGTGGCGACGGAACTCCATGTACTTCCCGGAACTTTTCATGCATTCGATGCCATCGTACCCAAGGCGGACATCTCCATTCGTTTTGAAGGAGAGATCATCCATGTACTCCAGGAGGTTTTTGAAAATGGAAAAGCGTAA
- a CDS encoding SOS response-associated peptidase has product MCGRYFIADDQEEREIKKIIKDIEDRSKAVGNPIDLKTGEIFPTNVVPVLTKDVPQAMAWGFKGFQGKGHLINARVETANQKPTFRTPYSQNRCLIPASWFFEWRTVDKKKEKYAIGKKEPIYMAGLYRMEKDLELPVFVILTMPASPSISFIHDRMPVIVPKEHREAWLDQAPPVGDLMDISTKELQWKVSS; this is encoded by the coding sequence ATGTGCGGAAGATACTTTATCGCCGATGACCAGGAAGAACGGGAGATCAAAAAAATCATCAAGGACATTGAAGATCGATCCAAGGCGGTGGGCAACCCCATCGATCTGAAAACGGGAGAGATCTTTCCCACCAACGTGGTTCCCGTCCTTACCAAGGACGTACCCCAAGCCATGGCCTGGGGTTTTAAAGGATTCCAGGGCAAAGGTCATCTGATCAATGCCCGGGTGGAAACGGCAAACCAGAAGCCTACTTTTCGAACCCCCTACAGCCAAAACCGCTGTCTGATCCCTGCCAGCTGGTTTTTTGAGTGGCGGACCGTAGACAAGAAAAAAGAAAAATATGCCATCGGAAAAAAAGAACCCATCTATATGGCCGGCTTGTACCGGATGGAAAAAGATTTGGAGCTCCCCGTCTTTGTTATTTTGACCATGCCGGCCTCTCCGTCGATTTCCTTTATCCACGACCGGATGCCCGTCATCGTGCCGAAAGAACACCGGGAAGCCTGGCTGGATCAAGCACCGCCTGTAGGGGATCTGATGGATATTTCCACAAAGGAATTACAGTGGAAAGTTTCCTCTTGA
- a CDS encoding DNA polymerase Y family protein, with translation MGLRTILHSDLNGFYASVEIMLNPSLRGKAVAVCGSTQERHGIVLAKSELAKKAGIKTGMVNWEARQKCPDLIVVPPQYDQYLKYSKLTQEIYRRFTDKVEPFGMDECWLDVTESVGIFGSGMDIAREIKETVKKELGLTVSIGLSFNKIFAKLGSDMKKPDAITVVDEGTFREKVWPLPVDELIYVGRSTRNKLAKYGICTIGQLARADAELLQRVLGKNGIRIWIYANGRDISRVMETGWESPVKSIGHGITCTADLKNDLEVWKVLLELSQDVGHRLRTHELCAGGVELTVKDSGLHARQFQTRLAVPTQSPMEIGKTAKILFEKNHHWEMTVRAVTVRAINLMDWNDPRQIHLLDDMAKRQKQERLEDAVEEIRRRFGKRAVHSALLMGDIKIPDSKIHQVVLPGMMHE, from the coding sequence GTGGGATTGAGGACGATTTTACACAGCGATTTGAATGGGTTTTATGCATCCGTGGAGATCATGCTGAACCCAAGCCTGCGGGGAAAAGCGGTGGCTGTTTGCGGCAGCACCCAGGAGCGGCACGGGATCGTACTGGCTAAATCGGAGCTGGCGAAAAAAGCGGGGATCAAAACCGGAATGGTGAACTGGGAAGCCCGGCAAAAATGCCCGGACTTGATCGTGGTGCCTCCCCAGTACGACCAATATTTAAAATACTCCAAACTCACCCAGGAGATCTACCGCCGGTTTACGGACAAGGTGGAACCTTTCGGCATGGACGAATGCTGGCTGGATGTGACGGAAAGCGTGGGGATCTTCGGATCGGGAATGGACATTGCCCGGGAAATAAAAGAGACGGTGAAAAAGGAGTTGGGGCTTACCGTAAGCATTGGCCTTTCCTTCAACAAGATTTTTGCCAAACTGGGATCCGACATGAAAAAGCCGGATGCCATCACCGTCGTGGACGAAGGGACTTTTCGGGAAAAGGTGTGGCCCCTGCCTGTGGATGAACTGATCTATGTGGGAAGGTCCACCCGAAACAAGTTGGCAAAATACGGCATATGCACCATTGGACAGCTGGCCCGGGCGGATGCGGAACTGCTTCAGCGGGTTCTGGGAAAAAATGGAATCCGTATTTGGATCTACGCCAATGGAAGGGACATTTCCAGAGTCATGGAGACGGGATGGGAATCCCCCGTCAAATCCATCGGACACGGCATCACCTGCACGGCAGACCTGAAAAACGACCTGGAAGTGTGGAAGGTGCTGTTGGAACTGTCCCAGGATGTGGGACACCGTTTGAGGACCCACGAACTGTGTGCAGGAGGGGTGGAGTTGACGGTAAAAGACAGCGGACTTCATGCTCGACAGTTTCAAACCCGGCTGGCGGTCCCCACCCAAAGCCCCATGGAGATCGGAAAAACGGCCAAGATCCTTTTTGAAAAAAACCATCACTGGGAGATGACGGTGCGGGCCGTAACGGTACGGGCAATAAATCTGATGGACTGGAACGATCCCCGGCAGATTCACTTGCTGGATGACATGGCAAAACGGCAAAAACAGGAGCGGTTGGAAGATGCGGTGGAGGAGATCCGAAGGCGGTTTGGAAAACGGGCGGTCCACTCTGCCCTTTTAATGGGGGACATCAAAATACCGGACAGCAAAATCCATCAAGTGGTGTTGCCCGGCATGATGCACGAGTAG
- a CDS encoding SDR family oxidoreductase, protein MTSGIEKFNMDYFSLKGKVAIITGANQGLGMGYATAFAKAGADLLIPHLTDDIAEVKELVEKEGRKVVFIQGDVTKEEHRKDIVDTCMKEFGRIDILVNNAGIGRFHDFLDYPDSFYQSVMEVNLNAVYYLSHAVAQVMKEQRSGKIINIGSALSYTADKKCPPYVVAKHGIIGLTRTFANELGEFNIQTNAISPGFLVTEVNAAISNDQVFYDKINSRIPAGRWGDPEDLMGTVVFLASKASDYINGWSISVDGGFTTTL, encoded by the coding sequence ATGACCAGCGGAATCGAAAAATTCAACATGGATTATTTTAGCTTAAAAGGGAAAGTAGCCATCATCACCGGAGCCAATCAAGGATTGGGAATGGGATATGCCACAGCTTTTGCCAAAGCAGGAGCAGACCTGCTGATCCCCCACTTGACCGATGACATAGCGGAAGTCAAGGAACTGGTGGAAAAGGAAGGCCGAAAGGTCGTCTTTATCCAGGGAGATGTGACGAAAGAGGAGCATCGAAAAGACATCGTCGACACCTGCATGAAGGAATTCGGCAGGATCGATATTCTGGTAAACAATGCCGGCATCGGCCGTTTCCACGATTTCTTGGACTATCCTGATTCTTTTTACCAGTCCGTCATGGAAGTCAACCTGAATGCCGTATATTACCTGTCTCATGCGGTGGCGCAGGTGATGAAGGAACAGCGTAGCGGAAAGATCATCAACATCGGTTCCGCCCTGTCCTACACGGCAGACAAGAAGTGTCCGCCGTATGTCGTTGCCAAGCACGGCATCATCGGATTGACCAGAACTTTCGCCAATGAGTTGGGCGAGTTCAACATCCAGACCAATGCCATCTCTCCAGGATTTTTGGTGACGGAAGTCAATGCCGCCATCAGCAATGACCAGGTGTTTTACGACAAGATCAACAGCCGGATCCCTGCCGGTCGCTGGGGAGACCCGGAAGACCTGATGGGTACGGTGGTTTTCCTGGCCAGCAAGGCATCGGATTACATCAATGGCTGGAGCATCAGCGTAGACGGTGGATTCACCACTACCTTATAA
- a CDS encoding alcohol dehydrogenase catalytic domain-containing protein: MKVVSAIKIGSLKDPDESKRGKVGILDMPMQEMGPEDVRIKVAYCAICGSDPHLVEGIFGWEAPFGMGHELSGVIMEVGEKATKKGLKVGDRVAGNFLRFCGTCYYCQNGQQQFCLHADESNNPGMAETVVWHESQVYKLPDEVSLRQGCMMEPVSVAVRMMDKVRPRFGDRILISGGGPIGLLGLQALKMFGATSLTLVEPIAERRELALKYGADHVIDPMSQDVYEEAMKISEGLGFDAVVDCSGSVHAVEVLPKITAKGGTLLYGAMYPNDYEMPLNLYQYCYANELTISGYYVSPYTFPRAKQMLTRFDLDALTAKVFFIDDAEAAFEAQVSGKYPKILIQCNPDLE; the protein is encoded by the coding sequence ATGAAAGTTGTATCAGCAATCAAAATCGGGAGTTTGAAGGATCCGGACGAATCCAAACGGGGAAAAGTCGGTATCCTGGACATGCCCATGCAGGAAATGGGACCGGAAGATGTTCGCATCAAGGTTGCCTACTGTGCCATTTGTGGTTCGGATCCCCACTTGGTGGAAGGGATCTTCGGATGGGAAGCACCTTTTGGCATGGGACACGAGTTGTCCGGCGTCATCATGGAAGTGGGAGAAAAAGCGACGAAAAAAGGGTTGAAAGTAGGAGACCGGGTCGCCGGAAACTTCCTTCGCTTTTGCGGAACCTGTTATTATTGCCAAAATGGACAACAGCAGTTTTGCCTTCATGCGGACGAATCCAACAATCCGGGAATGGCAGAAACCGTCGTATGGCATGAATCTCAGGTGTATAAACTGCCGGATGAAGTCAGCTTGCGGCAAGGATGTATGATGGAACCTGTTTCTGTAGCGGTTCGCATGATGGACAAGGTACGCCCCCGCTTTGGAGACCGGATCCTGATCTCCGGAGGAGGACCCATCGGATTGCTGGGACTTCAGGCCCTGAAAATGTTTGGTGCTACGTCCCTGACTCTGGTGGAGCCCATTGCGGAGCGAAGAGAGCTGGCGCTGAAGTATGGAGCCGATCACGTCATCGATCCCATGAGTCAGGATGTATACGAAGAGGCCATGAAAATATCCGAAGGTTTGGGTTTTGACGCCGTGGTGGATTGCAGCGGATCCGTTCATGCCGTAGAAGTGTTGCCCAAGATCACAGCAAAGGGTGGTACCCTGTTGTATGGAGCTATGTATCCCAATGACTATGAAATGCCCCTCAACTTGTACCAGTACTGTTATGCCAACGAACTGACCATATCGGGTTATTACGTGTCGCCTTATACGTTCCCCAGAGCCAAGCAGATGCTTACCAGATTCGACCTGGATGCGTTGACGGCAAAGGTGTTCTTCATTGATGATGCGGAAGCGGCTTTTGAAGCCCAAGTATCTGGAAAATATCCAAAGATCTTGATCCAGTGCAATCCAGATCTGGAATAG
- a CDS encoding formylmethanofuran dehydrogenase subunit E family protein: protein MDQELWMKSIEFHGHECPGLAIGFRACQIAKEALEIETLEEADIACISETEKCPVDAVRFLFGCTEERNLTIKRNGVPAFSFMNHENGMGIRVMFKGIKEELDREEMKRKILQDPWEEFFWLMDLI, encoded by the coding sequence ATGGATCAGGAATTGTGGATGAAAAGCATCGAATTTCACGGACACGAATGTCCGGGTCTGGCCATCGGATTTCGGGCCTGCCAAATCGCAAAGGAAGCCTTGGAAATTGAAACACTGGAAGAGGCGGACATCGCTTGCATCAGCGAAACGGAAAAATGCCCCGTGGATGCGGTGCGGTTTTTGTTTGGATGTACGGAAGAGAGGAATCTGACAATCAAAAGAAATGGGGTCCCGGCATTTTCATTCATGAACCATGAAAACGGCATGGGGATCCGGGTAATGTTCAAAGGGATCAAAGAGGAATTGGACCGAGAAGAAATGAAACGGAAGATCCTGCAGGATCCATGGGAGGAGTTTTTCTGGTTGATGGACCTGATTTGA
- a CDS encoding DUF2569 family protein yields MNPYADDLFEVKGIGGWLVAMLLAFFGVLAVLTHMMLGWTELNSLSIYVTVSIYLVLALGVLFFVLFLTSYAAKSRLTQGYAVAAGIYMFCFALIDLFYFEQLTLLGFGRFVVLGVFSLAWMLYFSLSERVANTFTKNYGSSMRSFLGKLLISIFALLAVIHIALVIMVEGIWQTIVTLILPVLSEIYWFIRMWMDQGFLNPFTSMLILYVLGIALPFFLVALYAPERD; encoded by the coding sequence ATGAATCCGTATGCGGATGATCTATTTGAAGTAAAGGGCATTGGCGGCTGGTTGGTTGCCATGCTGTTGGCTTTCTTCGGTGTCTTGGCTGTCTTGACACATATGATGTTGGGCTGGACCGAGCTTAACAGTTTGAGTATTTATGTTACCGTTTCCATTTATCTGGTGTTGGCGTTGGGAGTCTTGTTCTTTGTATTGTTCCTGACTTCTTATGCAGCAAAATCCAGGTTGACCCAAGGTTATGCCGTCGCAGCAGGCATCTACATGTTCTGTTTTGCACTGATCGATCTGTTTTATTTCGAGCAGTTGACCCTTCTTGGTTTCGGCCGATTTGTCGTCCTGGGCGTCTTTTCCCTGGCCTGGATGCTGTATTTCAGCTTGTCGGAGCGGGTGGCCAATACCTTCACAAAGAATTACGGAAGCTCCATGCGGTCTTTTCTGGGCAAGCTGTTGATCTCCATTTTTGCCTTGTTGGCAGTGATCCACATTGCACTGGTCATCATGGTGGAGGGGATCTGGCAGACCATCGTGACGCTGATCCTGCCGGTACTTTCCGAGATCTACTGGTTTATCCGAATGTGGATGGATCAAGGTTTTCTCAATCCCTTCACGTCCATGTTGATCTTGTACGTTCTTGGGATCGCACTGCCCTTCTTCCTGGTGGCCCTGTACGCACCGGAAAGAGACTGA
- a CDS encoding helix-turn-helix transcriptional regulator, whose product MKEKIYQPYKIKLPLFDSQVWIQHVEILGNETSEFRHYHNSFEVYFPLDGNLKILVDEDILDIPPGHVLFLSPGTWHGTIYEPNVERRYFIMIFDFQEEDPLEKLDKKSCSTPKQLENILHKLRKSSHHVVQDNHHGHRLIQYIGQELLALNFGWESMVKSLYMSFLVSMFRNLVDKDAQISIDENHRQLNVPTEITKYMHKNYNKNITLQDVADAMHISPRHISRIFEAYFGTTFSKTLSTYRLNYAKDYLYKTDYSIEKIAHLVGFSSSRTLLRLFKEVEGITTTEYRKKVKKIL is encoded by the coding sequence ATGAAGGAAAAGATTTATCAACCCTATAAAATCAAATTACCATTGTTCGATTCTCAGGTTTGGATCCAGCACGTGGAGATCCTTGGCAACGAAACGTCGGAGTTTCGACACTATCACAATTCCTTTGAAGTCTATTTCCCCTTGGATGGAAATTTAAAGATCCTCGTTGATGAAGACATTTTAGACATTCCTCCTGGCCATGTACTGTTTCTCAGCCCGGGAACCTGGCACGGCACGATCTATGAACCCAACGTGGAACGCCGCTATTTTATTATGATCTTCGATTTTCAGGAAGAAGACCCCTTGGAAAAACTGGATAAAAAATCCTGCTCTACACCAAAACAGCTGGAAAACATCCTTCATAAACTGCGAAAGTCATCCCATCACGTGGTACAGGACAATCACCATGGCCATCGACTGATCCAATACATCGGTCAGGAGTTGCTGGCGTTGAATTTTGGATGGGAATCCATGGTCAAAAGCCTGTATATGTCTTTTTTGGTGTCCATGTTCCGCAATCTGGTGGACAAGGACGCCCAAATATCCATTGACGAAAATCACCGTCAACTCAATGTTCCGACGGAGATCACCAAATACATGCACAAAAATTACAACAAGAACATCACCCTCCAGGATGTGGCCGATGCCATGCACATCTCTCCCAGGCACATCAGCAGGATCTTTGAAGCCTATTTCGGCACCACCTTCAGCAAAACCTTGAGCACCTATCGGTTGAACTACGCCAAGGATTACCTGTACAAAACCGATTACTCCATCGAGAAGATCGCCCATCTGGTGGGTTTTTCCTCTTCCCGGACCCTCCTTCGCCTGTTCAAGGAAGTGGAAGGGATCACCACCACGGAATACCGAAAAAAAGTAAAAAAAATTCTTTGA
- a CDS encoding transketolase, with amino-acid sequence MSKVSMERILELDDKCLKIRKDLLNFIYRIGMGHLGGELSLVEIAVALYYEYMKFDPSNHDMEDRDRLVLSKAHCSETLYTIYSDLGIYTMDYMVEHFESLETAKFGMHCNRKYCGPIEVSTGSLGHGLPVAVGLALAARKQNASWRTYVIVGDGELNEGTNWEAMMAAGHYQLGNLVAIVDKNQVQMTGPTEQVMNIDPLADKVRAFGWEAIEVEDGNDMLQICEAFDQIPPSDPQERRKPIFIIANTVKGKGVDFMEGNPKWHGGGIAKEQLDEALAQVEKNRMVR; translated from the coding sequence ATGAGTAAAGTAAGTATGGAAAGAATTTTGGAACTGGACGACAAATGTCTGAAGATCAGAAAAGATCTGTTGAATTTTATTTATCGCATCGGAATGGGCCACTTGGGAGGAGAATTGTCCTTGGTGGAGATCGCAGTAGCCTTGTACTACGAATACATGAAGTTCGATCCCAGCAACCATGATATGGAAGACCGGGACCGTCTGGTACTCAGCAAGGCACATTGCAGCGAAACACTGTACACCATTTATTCGGACCTGGGGATCTACACCATGGACTACATGGTGGAGCACTTTGAAAGTCTGGAAACCGCGAAATTCGGCATGCACTGCAATCGAAAATACTGCGGCCCCATCGAAGTATCTACCGGTTCACTGGGACATGGTTTGCCTGTAGCCGTTGGTCTTGCTTTAGCGGCAAGAAAGCAAAACGCCAGCTGGAGGACTTACGTCATCGTTGGAGACGGCGAATTGAACGAAGGAACCAACTGGGAAGCCATGATGGCGGCAGGACACTATCAATTGGGCAACCTGGTTGCTATCGTTGACAAAAATCAAGTTCAGATGACGGGCCCCACGGAGCAAGTCATGAACATCGATCCCTTGGCAGACAAGGTCCGTGCTTTCGGATGGGAAGCCATCGAAGTGGAAGACGGCAACGACATGCTGCAGATCTGCGAAGCATTTGACCAAATTCCGCCAAGTGACCCTCAAGAAAGAAGAAAACCCATATTCATCATCGCCAACACCGTAAAGGGAAAAGGCGTAGACTTCATGGAAGGCAATCCGAAATGGCATGGCGGCGGGATCGCCAAGGAACAGTTGGACGAGGCTCTGGCCCAAGTCGAAAAGAATAGGATGGTGAGATAA
- a CDS encoding transketolase family protein: MAVKTTFDFDQMLSNAREAYGEELFNMANEGYDFMFTYSDNVAPSSSAGKLLKDYPERCVNFGIAEPNQVGASAGMALAGEVVFAQVFGPFLPLRAADQIHTDVAYNDVNVRLIGTHSGVTAGGGPTHNDVVDLALYRAIPNLTIVVPADANQCRKVVRASFDYEGPMVIRIDRAGSPNIYADDDYEFEFGKAIEALEGTDVTIFSCGSMLYECLMAAKEMKKDGVSVGVIDMHTIKPLDEEAIIKYSKKTGVVVTVEDHSINGGLGGAVAEVLMEEGYQGKFKRIGMPDEFAVLGTPDEVYKYYGVERTGIVKTINALMEK, encoded by the coding sequence ATGGCAGTAAAAACAACCTTTGATTTTGACCAAATGCTTTCCAATGCAAGGGAAGCCTATGGAGAAGAATTGTTCAACATGGCCAACGAAGGCTATGACTTCATGTTTACCTACAGCGACAACGTGGCACCGTCGTCTTCCGCAGGGAAACTGCTGAAAGATTATCCGGAACGATGCGTCAACTTCGGGATCGCTGAACCAAACCAGGTGGGAGCGTCCGCGGGGATGGCTTTGGCTGGCGAAGTGGTATTTGCCCAAGTGTTCGGACCCTTTCTGCCCCTTCGTGCGGCAGATCAGATCCATACGGATGTGGCTTACAACGACGTCAACGTTCGATTGATCGGAACCCACTCCGGGGTTACCGCCGGTGGCGGACCGACCCACAACGACGTGGTGGACCTGGCCCTTTATCGCGCCATCCCCAACTTGACCATTGTGGTACCGGCAGATGCCAATCAATGTAGAAAAGTCGTTCGCGCTTCTTTCGATTATGAAGGACCCATGGTCATCCGGATCGACCGCGCGGGATCTCCCAATATCTATGCCGATGACGATTACGAATTTGAATTCGGAAAAGCCATCGAAGCCCTGGAAGGAACCGATGTGACGATTTTCTCCTGTGGCTCCATGCTCTATGAGTGTCTGATGGCCGCCAAGGAAATGAAGAAAGACGGTGTCAGCGTTGGAGTCATCGATATGCACACCATCAAACCTTTGGACGAAGAAGCCATTATCAAGTATTCGAAAAAAACTGGTGTCGTCGTCACGGTGGAAGACCATTCCATCAACGGAGGTTTGGGCGGCGCAGTGGCAGAAGTGCTCATGGAAGAGGGCTACCAGGGGAAATTCAAGCGGATCGGAATGCCCGACGAATTTGCCGTGTTGGGAACTCCCGACGAAGTATACAAATACTATGGCGTGGAGCGTACCGGCATCGTGAAGACCATCAATGCTTTGATGGAGAAATAG